Proteins co-encoded in one Acidimicrobiales bacterium genomic window:
- a CDS encoding WhiB family transcriptional regulator: MKLSVATDPEDRTWQDYSNCLGVDPDLFFPERGASTREAKEVCRGCVVREHCLEYALVNGEKFGIWGGMSERERRRIRRQRALARRVATAASAS; the protein is encoded by the coding sequence ATGAAACTCTCCGTGGCCACAGATCCCGAGGACAGGACATGGCAGGACTACTCGAACTGCCTAGGCGTGGATCCCGATTTGTTCTTCCCCGAGAGGGGAGCTTCGACGCGCGAGGCCAAGGAGGTCTGCCGCGGCTGCGTCGTGAGGGAGCATTGCCTCGAATACGCACTGGTCAACGGTGAGAAGTTCGGTATCTGGGGAGGCATGAGCGAGCGCGAACGCCGTCGCATTCGCCGTCAACGCGCCCTCGCCCGCCGGGTAGCCACCGCTGCGTCGGCCAGCTAA